A single window of Zea mays cultivar B73 chromosome 10, Zm-B73-REFERENCE-NAM-5.0, whole genome shotgun sequence DNA harbors:
- the LOC103640842 gene encoding dirigent protein 25, which produces MSSCHRRPIFTDEGPIGSRWLRALTRPDALRPTAVTVVDERLRDSKEFGLPLDGTLQGVLVVGVADNGGHMVSVKASFAGDGADDSISFFGVRRDDQEESHVAVVGGTGRYTGASGFAVVRAAGVPETSGNNNVSLSRALSFSVHLK; this is translated from the coding sequence ATGTCATCGTGTCACCGGCGCCCGATCTTCACGGACGAGGGGCCAATCGGCAGCCGCTGGCTGCGCGCCTTGACGAGGCCGGACGCGCTCCGGCCTACCGCGGTCACCGTGGTCGACGAGCGGCTCCGCGACAGCAAGGAGTTCGGGCTGCCTCTGGATGGGACGCTGcagggcgtcctcgtcgtcggcgtGGCTGACAACGGCGGCCATATGGTGTCCGTGAAGGCCTCGTTCGCCGGCGACGGCGCGGACGACAGCATCAGCTTCTTCGGCGTCCGCCGCGACGACCAGGAGGAGTCTCACGTCGCGGTTGTCGGAGGGACGGGGCGGTACACTGGCGCCTCCGGCTTTGCCGTTGTCAGAGCTGCTGGTGTACCAGAAACGAGTGGGAATAATAATGTCAGCCTGAGCAGAGCCCTGAGTTTCAGTGTGCATCTCAAGTAG